The sequence TAGAATGGTGGCGTTGGAATGCTGGAGTTAGACGCAAGCTGCAAGGTGTGAATCCTTCCTTCTCTTCTTGAGAACCGTCCTCTACTCTACTCGCCCAGAAGCCAATTCGTACTTGCCCTGAATCCCCTTGACGGCTGTTGCACTCCCATGTCGCCAGAAGTAATTCCCGAACTGTGATGCCAGCCGAATAGCCTCATTTGGCTGCTGATCAATGAGATTATTTCGCTCACGCGGATCTTCAAGCAGGTTGTAGAGTTCGTCAGGCTCGCCTTCAGGGCGCTGGATATAGCTCCATGTCGCATCCCGGACACACCGATCCGCACCCTCATGGTATCCCGTAATAATCGTGTCGCGATGTGAGTCGTTGTTCCCTTTGAGAACACTGAGGAAACTGTCACCGTGCATCGACGAGATATTATTCCCAAATCCGAGCGCCTCAAGCACGGTCGGAAGGAAATCTTGGAATTGGACGATTGCACCGGTTCGGCGTGCACCTTCACCCTTCGGCAATCGCACCATAAAGGGAATCTTGAGAAGTTCGTTGTACATCCGATCTGCGCCCTTGAGGAATTTCCCGTGATCGCCGAGGGGGTGTCCGTGGTCTGCAAGCAGGAAGATTAGCGAATCGTCATAATACCCAAGCTGTTTCAACTGGTCAAAGAGGCGACCAAGGCAATGATCCACAAAAGCTGCCTCGCCGGCGTAAAGCCCCTGAATATGCTTAATCTCGGCACCGCTCGCCCAATCGCTTGCCATGCCACCCATCGGCATAACGATGCGAGGTCCACTATAGTCCGAATCGGTATAGGTATCCCACGGATCCGGCGGATCCCACGGTTCGTGTGGGTCAAAGGAATCGATCCAGAGGAAGATTTTCTCATGTGGACGGTTATCCTCAAGCCACTCAGCGGCTTCGTCCACCACCTTATGGGCAAACCAATCCTCGGGTCCTGCGAACTGATCGGTATTTGCTAGAAACTGACTGATTCGATTGCGCCACTCTTCGGGGAAATTCGCGTTGAGATAGTCGTTGAGATTCCGTTTCAGAGGGGCGGACACATACGGATCATACTCCTGCCCACGAATCCAACGGTACGCGTGGAAGTCACGGTGGAAGTTCATCCTCGGTGCNNNNNNNNNNNNNNNNNNNNNNNNNNNNNNNNNNNNNNNNNNNNNNNNNNNNNNNNNNNNNNNNNNNNNNNNNNNNNNNNNNNNNNNNNNNNNNNNNNNNNNNNNNNNNNNNNNNNNNNNNNNNNNNNNNNNNNNNNNNNNNNNNNNNNNNNNNNNNNNNNNNNNNNNNNNNNNNNNNNNNNNNNNNNNNNNNNNNNNNNNNNNNNNNNNNNNNNAAATACGGGTGTACCTTTGTGATAGGTGCTAACGTGATCCTGACGGAAACTATCCAGTACAATAACGATGAGATTCATTATAATAATACCCTCCAAGTTCCATATCTGTAGCGTTTAACTGTGGTTTCATTCTATCACAATCAGGCGTGTGGGACAAGCGTTTTTTCGTAGAACCTATCACAGGGCTATAACGTATTGTGTCCTCAAGTCTTGATGGAAACCGGCTAACCCTATTGACAAACCCTATCCATCAGACTATAATCTACTCAGTTTCATCGTTGCACAGGTATAGACATGCCGCTGATAGGAGAGGGTAGGAATGGACAAACAGGATCCGAAAGTTGTGGTTGTCGGAAGTTTCAATATGGACCTTGTGGTCAAGGCGGGACGGCGTCCACAAATAGGCGAGACGCTTATGGGAGAAGAATTCGGCATGTTTATCGGGGGCAAAGGGAGCAATCAGACGTGACGATGATTGGCAGGCTCGGAGCGGATCTTTTTGGAGATACGTTAATGGCAGCCCATATAGAGGCGGGAATCTGTACCGATTATGTCATCCGAGACACAGAGGTTGGAACAGGGGTTGCGTCGATATTGATTGACGCTGATGGAGATAATAGCATCGTGCTAGTCCCGCAGGCGAACATGGGTCTGACCGTTGCAGATATAGAACAGGCTTCAGAGGCTATCGCCGCTGCGGATGTACTTTTGCTGCAATTGGAAGTACCGATCTCCGCTTCTCGACGCGCCGCAGAAATAGCGAAATCGAACGGTGCAACGGTGGTGCTTAACCCTGCTCCGGCACAGGAATTGCCTGATTATTTTTTGGCGCAGGTGGACATTCTTACTCCCAACGAAGTGGAGACCGAATCGCTGTCAGGCGTCAGGGTTTCCACTGTGACAGAGGCAGAACGCGCCGCCAAAGTGTTGTTGGACAAGGGACTTTCTGCTGTGATCTTAACGCTCGGCGAGCGAGGGGCATTATTGCTGACACCGGATCTAACGCAACAGGTTCNNNNNNNNNNNNNNNNNNNNNNNNNNNNNNNNNNNNNNNNNNNNNNNNNNNNNNNNNNNNNNNNNNNNNNNNNNNNNNNNNNNNNNNNNNNNNNNNNNNNNNNNNNNNNNNNNNNNNNNNNNNNNNNNNNNNNNNNNNNNNNNNNNNNNNNNNNNNNNNNNNNNNNNNNNNNNNNNNNNNNNNNNNNNNNNNNNNNNNNNNNNNNNNNNNNNNNNNNNNNNNNNNNNNNNNNNNNNNNNNNNNNNNNNNNNNNNNNNNNNNNTTAAAACGCTTCAGCGGCGCGGTGTGGAATATGTCTTCGCACTCTGCGGTAATGGGCTCAAACCGTTTCTTGACGCATGTGTCGATTTGGAGATGCCGGTGATTGACGTGCGGAACGAACAATCCGCTGCCTATATGGCGGATACATGGGGACGGATGACCAAACGGATTGGGGTGGTTGCTGTGAGTGCGGGACCGGGACACACGAACACTCTCACCGGACTTGCCAACGCCTTCTGGGATGGCGGACCGATGCTCCTCATCAGTGGATGTGCCACCACGGATACACGCGGTATGGGACATTTCCAAGAGCTGGATCAGGTAGGTATGGCGGCACCAGTTTGCAAATATGCCCGGTTTGTTGACCGTGTTGATGTCTTGGAACATGAATTTACCAATGCACTGGGGGCATCGTTCGCTGGGCGTCCGGGTCCGGTGCACTTGACTACACAGATGCCAGATTCAGCCGTTGCACGCTCGCAGGGCTCCCCGCCC is a genomic window of Candidatus Poribacteria bacterium containing:
- a CDS encoding bifunctional hydroxymethylpyrimidine kinase/phosphomethylpyrimidine kinase; the encoded protein is MTMIGRLGADLFGDTLMAAHIEAGICTDYVIRDTEVGTGVASILIDADGDNSIVLVPQANMGLTVADIEQASEAIAAADVLLLQLEVPISASRRAAEIAKSNGATVVLNPAPAQELPDYFLAQVDILTPNEVETESLSGVRVSTVTEAERAAKVLLDKGLSAVILTLGERGALLLTPDLTQQV
- a CDS encoding sulfatase-like hydrolase/transferase yields the protein MNFHRDFHAYRWIRGQEYDPYVSAPLKRNLNDYLNANFPEEWRNRISQFLANTDQFAGPEDWFAHKVVDEAAEWLEDNRPHEKIFLWIDSFDPHEPWDPPDPWDTYTDSDYSGPRIVMPMGGMASDWASGAEIKHIQGLYAGEAAFVDHCLGRLFDQLKQLGYYDDSLIFLLADHGHPLGDHGKFLKGADRMYNELLKIPFMVRLPKGEGARRTGAIVQFQDFLPTVLEALGFGNNISSMHGDSFLSVLKGNNDSHRDTIITGYHEGADRCVRDATWSYIQRPEGEPDELYNLLEDPRERNNLIDQQPNEAIRLASQFGNYFWRHGSATAVKGIQGKYELASGRVE